In Streptomyces thermolilacinus SPC6, a single genomic region encodes these proteins:
- a CDS encoding ATP-binding cassette domain-containing protein, whose product MSALLEVRDLVVRYGTRVAVDGVSFEVRAGETLALVGPSGCGKSSTAAAALLLRRPDGGEVRFEGRELTGLPERALRALRPAMQPVFQDPYGSLSPRQRVRDAVAEPLRVQGRWDPVSGPARVAELLAMVGLDAAHGERRPHELSGGQCQRAGIARALASEPRLLVLDEPVSALDPSVRAGVLNLLAGLQESLGLGYLFISHDRALVRHFADRTAEMRAGRLVRVS is encoded by the coding sequence GTGAGCGCCCTGCTGGAGGTACGCGACCTCGTCGTCCGGTACGGGACGAGGGTCGCCGTGGACGGGGTGTCGTTCGAGGTGCGCGCCGGTGAGACCCTGGCGCTGGTCGGCCCGTCCGGCTGCGGCAAGTCGTCCACCGCCGCGGCGGCGCTGCTGCTGCGCCGCCCCGACGGCGGCGAGGTGCGGTTCGAGGGGCGCGAGCTGACCGGGCTGCCGGAGCGTGCGCTGCGGGCGCTGCGCCCCGCCATGCAGCCGGTGTTCCAGGACCCGTACGGCTCGCTGAGCCCCCGGCAGCGGGTCCGCGACGCGGTCGCCGAGCCGCTGCGCGTACAGGGCCGCTGGGACCCGGTGAGCGGACCGGCGCGGGTGGCCGAACTGCTGGCGATGGTGGGCCTCGACGCCGCGCACGGCGAGCGGCGGCCGCACGAACTGTCGGGCGGCCAGTGCCAGCGCGCCGGTATCGCCCGCGCCCTGGCGAGCGAGCCCCGGCTGCTGGTCCTCGACGAGCCCGTGTCCGCCCTCGACCCGAGCGTCCGGGCGGGTGTGCTGAACCTGCTGGCCGGGCTCCAGGAGTCCCTGGGCCTGGGATATCTGTTCATCAGCCACGACCGGGCGCTCGTACGGCACTTCGCCGACCGTACGGCCGAGATGCGGGCCGGCCGGCTCGTGCGGGTCTCATGA
- a CDS encoding MFS transporter gives MSPLARLLVASQFAFNTGFFAVLPYLAGHLGGTLGLGGWLVGLVLGLRTFSQQGLFVVGGALTDRFGPRPVVLAGCALRVAGFAWLAWAEAVWAVIAAVVLVGFAAALFSPAVESEAAREAVRLEAAAGLPRTRLLARFSAAGQAGALLGPALGAVLLAGDFRLACGAGAGVFLLVLAGHARLMPGRAGGDPTGRARAGAGRTAAELGRVLRHRPFLALTAAYAAYLLAYNQLYLALPAELDRATGSQAALGWLFALSSALVVAGQLPLERWAARRLSWAASLRVGLVVVAGAFAAGGALRGAGGPWSPVVFVVLLSVGQMLVSPAVRAWLPDLVDARRLGLYTGAMSSLAGLVVLVGGAPAGALAGTAWYWPALAVLALLGVAAVPRAAASGRGGADRSRTGAGGTATARTNRDAGTR, from the coding sequence ATGAGCCCGCTCGCCAGGCTCCTGGTCGCCAGCCAGTTCGCCTTCAACACGGGCTTCTTCGCCGTGCTGCCGTACCTGGCCGGTCACCTCGGCGGCACGCTCGGTCTCGGCGGCTGGCTGGTGGGGCTCGTGCTGGGCCTGCGGACCTTCAGCCAGCAGGGGCTGTTCGTGGTGGGCGGCGCGCTGACCGACCGGTTCGGGCCTCGCCCGGTGGTGCTGGCCGGGTGCGCGCTGCGGGTGGCGGGCTTCGCGTGGCTCGCGTGGGCGGAGGCGGTGTGGGCGGTGATCGCGGCGGTGGTCCTCGTCGGCTTCGCCGCCGCCCTGTTCTCTCCCGCCGTCGAGTCGGAGGCGGCACGGGAGGCGGTACGGCTGGAGGCCGCCGCGGGGCTGCCGCGCACCCGGCTCCTAGCCCGGTTCTCCGCGGCGGGCCAGGCCGGGGCGCTGCTGGGCCCGGCGCTGGGCGCGGTGCTGCTGGCGGGCGACTTCCGGCTGGCGTGCGGGGCCGGGGCGGGGGTGTTCCTGCTGGTGCTGGCCGGGCACGCGCGGCTCATGCCGGGCCGGGCGGGCGGGGACCCCACCGGCCGGGCGCGGGCGGGCGCGGGGCGCACGGCGGCGGAGCTGGGCCGGGTGCTGCGCCACCGGCCGTTCCTCGCGCTGACGGCCGCGTACGCCGCGTACCTGCTGGCGTACAACCAGCTGTACCTGGCGCTGCCCGCCGAGCTGGACCGGGCGACGGGTTCGCAGGCGGCGCTGGGGTGGCTGTTCGCCCTGTCGTCCGCACTGGTGGTGGCCGGGCAGCTGCCGCTGGAGCGGTGGGCGGCGCGGCGACTGTCCTGGGCCGCGTCCCTGCGGGTGGGGCTGGTCGTGGTCGCGGGGGCGTTCGCGGCGGGCGGAGCGCTGCGGGGCGCGGGCGGGCCGTGGTCGCCTGTCGTGTTCGTGGTGCTGCTGTCGGTCGGCCAGATGCTGGTCTCCCCCGCCGTACGGGCGTGGCTGCCGGACCTGGTGGACGCGCGGCGGCTGGGGCTGTACACCGGGGCGATGTCGTCGCTGGCGGGCCTGGTGGTGCTGGTGGGCGGCGCCCCGGCGGGCGCCCTGGCGGGGACGGCGTGGTACTGGCCGGCCCTGGCGGTGCTCGCGCTGCTGGGCGTGGCGGCGGTGCCCCGCGCGGCGGCCTCGGGCCGGGGCGGCGCGGACCGGAGCCGTACCGGCGCGGGCGGCACGGCGACCGCCCGTACGAACCGGGACGCGGGCACGCGCTGA
- a CDS encoding ABC transporter substrate-binding protein has product MPVRRLLPAAALASASLLLAGCFAAPGDGGDGSADGGKRVRVAMMNPPRSGLSPLSDDAFKLSRWSTAETLVTLDAAGDPRPALATSWKQDGTRWTFTVRDGVTFHDGTQFTARDAARSLTRAATASPKPRILDGVDLTATAAGKTLTVTTATPDPLLPQRLSSPQLSILSAGAYRGKTVDPVGTGTGAFRLTKVNGAASASLDRYDGYWGGRAKAPGIDVTFIPDGTARAAALRTGEADIVEAVPVSQAALLDPDLVTEVPMPRTNTLYLNTAKGPFRDPALRAAAREAIDAGPVVKGVYEGRADVAEGLLGPAVTWADDLRTPRRPARAAEPRGATITIGTFTDRAELPEVAQTLQQQLRKAGFDVRLEVREYAAIEADALAGAFDAFLLSRATVLDSGDPAAYLYSDFASRGSFNLSQLTDPAVDAALDKAAAAPSGDARRRAIMAAEAAVLATDAAVPLLHERVIQGDAADVAGAAHDPRERLLVTPGTHVK; this is encoded by the coding sequence CTGCCTGTCCGCCGTCTCCTCCCCGCCGCCGCGCTCGCCTCGGCCTCCCTCCTGCTCGCCGGGTGCTTCGCCGCGCCCGGCGACGGCGGCGACGGCAGCGCGGACGGGGGGAAGCGCGTACGGGTGGCGATGATGAACCCGCCCCGCTCCGGCCTCTCGCCGCTCTCCGACGACGCGTTCAAGCTGTCCCGCTGGTCGACCGCCGAGACGCTCGTCACCCTGGACGCGGCAGGCGACCCCCGCCCGGCCCTCGCCACCTCCTGGAAGCAGGACGGCACCCGCTGGACCTTCACCGTCCGCGACGGCGTCACCTTCCACGACGGCACCCAGTTCACCGCCCGGGACGCCGCCCGCTCCCTCACGCGGGCCGCGACCGCCTCCCCCAAGCCCCGCATCCTCGACGGCGTGGACCTCACCGCGACCGCCGCCGGGAAGACCCTCACCGTCACCACCGCCACCCCCGACCCGCTCCTCCCGCAGCGGCTCAGCTCCCCGCAGCTGTCGATCCTGTCGGCCGGGGCCTACCGGGGGAAGACGGTCGACCCGGTCGGCACCGGCACCGGCGCCTTCCGCCTCACCAAGGTGAACGGCGCCGCCTCCGCCTCCCTCGACCGGTACGACGGCTACTGGGGCGGCAGGGCCAAGGCCCCCGGCATCGACGTGACGTTCATCCCCGACGGCACCGCGCGCGCCGCCGCCCTGCGCACCGGGGAGGCCGACATCGTCGAGGCCGTCCCCGTCTCCCAGGCCGCCCTCCTCGACCCGGACCTCGTCACGGAGGTCCCCATGCCGCGCACCAACACCCTGTACCTGAACACCGCGAAGGGCCCGTTCAGGGACCCCGCGCTGCGGGCCGCCGCCCGCGAGGCCATCGACGCCGGGCCGGTCGTCAAGGGCGTGTACGAGGGCCGCGCCGACGTGGCCGAAGGGCTGCTCGGCCCCGCCGTCACCTGGGCGGACGACCTGCGGACGCCCCGCCGCCCGGCCCGCGCCGCCGAACCGCGCGGCGCCACGATCACCATCGGCACGTTCACCGACCGCGCCGAACTGCCCGAGGTCGCGCAGACCCTCCAGCAGCAGCTGCGGAAGGCCGGTTTCGACGTGCGCCTGGAGGTGCGCGAGTACGCCGCCATCGAAGCGGACGCGCTGGCCGGGGCGTTCGACGCGTTCCTGCTCTCCCGCGCGACCGTCCTCGACTCCGGCGACCCCGCCGCGTACCTGTACAGCGACTTCGCCTCGCGCGGCTCCTTCAACCTCTCCCAGCTCACCGACCCCGCCGTCGACGCGGCGCTCGACAAGGCCGCCGCAGCCCCGTCCGGCGACGCGCGCCGCCGGGCGATCATGGCCGCGGAGGCCGCCGTCCTCGCCACCGACGCCGCCGTGCCGCTCCTCCACGAGCGGGTGATCCAGGGCGACGCCGCCGACGTGGCGGGCGCCGCCCACGACCCGCGCGAGCGGCTGCTGGTCACGCCCGGCACCCACGTCAAGTGA
- a CDS encoding ABC transporter permease subunit, with protein MTAPASGFRAGAARTLALAAVVAAVGLLPWYSGRDPALTVLRARSAEQEPTAEALAAVRVGLGLDAGPAALLADWVSGLARGDLGTSWVSGADVLPAVTAGLRVSLGLMGAALTVALAVAAALVAPVLVRGRGTSGAVAAMLAAVPEFLLATVALVVGAVWLGWFPAAGWQGPAHLVLPAVSLGVPAGGLLGRLAADALPAALDERWAELWRAAGVTRARIAGAALRRVLPPLVPQAGLVVVGLTGGAVAVETVFAVPGIGRTALGAARSQDLPLLQGSVLALLLLGLAVGGACALVRHRLLGPGLRDAGLTLPAPRPPRAGPALPLALAAVLFGVTGWGLLRDPYVLDTAARLAPPSYAHPLGTDGLGRDVLARLGHGAAATVGTAALVCAASLLLALLLGFAPRAASGVSDIANALPPVIAGILVAAAYGPGTGGAALAVALVSWPPLAAHAAALVQEVRASGFLLAQRAIGAGPVWVLTRHVLPSVAGPVARHALLRLPGTALALASLGFLGLGAQPPAPEWGLLLDESRAYVERAPWAALAPAAALAVLAALAVSAAAYGASARTTRSRKAPARVR; from the coding sequence GTGACCGCCCCCGCCTCCGGGTTCCGCGCCGGGGCCGCCCGGACCCTCGCTCTCGCCGCCGTCGTGGCCGCAGTCGGCCTGCTGCCCTGGTACTCGGGGCGCGACCCCGCCCTGACCGTCCTGCGCGCCCGGTCCGCCGAACAGGAGCCCACCGCCGAGGCGCTCGCCGCCGTCCGCGTCGGCCTCGGCCTGGACGCGGGCCCCGCCGCGCTCCTCGCCGACTGGGTGTCCGGGCTGGCGCGCGGCGACCTCGGCACCTCGTGGGTGTCCGGCGCCGACGTCCTGCCGGCCGTCACGGCGGGCCTGCGGGTGTCGCTCGGCCTCATGGGCGCCGCGCTCACCGTGGCGCTGGCCGTCGCCGCCGCCCTCGTCGCACCCGTGCTGGTGCGCGGCAGGGGCACGTCCGGGGCGGTCGCCGCGATGCTCGCCGCCGTACCGGAGTTCCTCCTCGCCACCGTCGCCCTGGTCGTCGGAGCGGTGTGGCTCGGCTGGTTCCCGGCGGCGGGCTGGCAGGGCCCCGCCCACCTGGTGCTGCCCGCCGTGTCGCTCGGCGTCCCGGCGGGCGGGCTGCTGGGCAGGCTCGCCGCCGACGCGCTGCCCGCCGCCCTCGACGAACGGTGGGCCGAGCTGTGGCGCGCCGCCGGGGTGACCCGGGCGCGGATCGCGGGCGCCGCCCTGCGGCGCGTCCTGCCGCCGCTCGTCCCGCAGGCCGGTCTGGTCGTCGTGGGCCTGACGGGCGGGGCGGTCGCCGTCGAGACGGTCTTCGCCGTGCCGGGCATCGGGCGTACGGCGCTGGGCGCGGCCCGGTCGCAGGACCTGCCGCTGCTCCAGGGCTCCGTGCTGGCCCTGCTGCTGCTCGGCCTCGCGGTGGGCGGCGCCTGCGCGCTCGTACGGCACCGGCTGCTCGGGCCCGGACTGCGCGACGCGGGGCTGACGCTGCCCGCGCCGCGCCCGCCGCGCGCCGGGCCCGCCCTGCCGCTGGCCCTGGCCGCCGTGCTGTTCGGGGTGACCGGCTGGGGCCTGCTGCGCGACCCGTACGTCCTGGACACCGCCGCCCGGCTCGCCCCGCCGTCGTACGCCCACCCGCTGGGGACGGACGGCCTCGGCAGGGACGTGCTGGCCCGCCTCGGGCACGGCGCGGCGGCGACCGTCGGCACGGCCGCCCTCGTCTGCGCGGCGAGCCTGCTGCTCGCCCTGCTGCTGGGGTTCGCGCCGCGCGCCGCCTCGGGCGTGTCCGACATCGCCAACGCGCTGCCGCCCGTGATCGCTGGAATCCTGGTCGCGGCGGCGTACGGGCCCGGCACCGGCGGGGCCGCCCTCGCCGTCGCGCTCGTGTCCTGGCCACCGCTCGCCGCGCACGCCGCCGCCCTCGTGCAGGAGGTTCGCGCGTCCGGGTTCCTGCTGGCACAGCGGGCGATCGGCGCGGGACCGGTGTGGGTGCTCACCCGGCACGTCCTGCCGTCCGTGGCGGGCCCCGTCGCCCGCCACGCCCTGCTGCGCCTGCCCGGTACCGCCCTGGCGCTGGCGTCACTCGGCTTCCTCGGCCTGGGCGCCCAGCCGCCCGCGCCCGAATGGGGGCTGCTCCTCGACGAGTCGCGCGCGTACGTGGAGCGGGCCCCCTGGGCGGCCCTCGCTCCCGCCGCCGCCCTGGCCGTGCTCGCCGCGCTCGCCGTGTCCGCCGCCGCGTACGGCGCCTCGGCCCGGACCACCCGCTCCCGGAAGGCCCCCGCCCGTGTCCGCTGA
- a CDS encoding PucR family transcriptional regulator, producing MKGDYQELVDEISALLGAPATLENRDFGLIAFGAHDSDDASEMDPVRTRSILTRKSTPAVRAWFEGFGIARATGPVRIPAAPDAGVYRDRLCLPVRHRGVVLGYVWLLDTSPGPAPEQLAAAMEVATRIGALLAEEERAGADLSRELRAVLTAEREWSYDLALATLRSALGPDADGLHALVCVAPWPGGDSPSARTAPGLAALCTTPWPGPGAPGPGAPGPGAASAGAPGTATPGTGAAGTGRSGRRASGAGGQGLGVRVPGGQVLGALVRLRSPDALAPALTAGARLCDAAGPGAVAGVAAPRRGLPEMGAAWAEATSAARAALAQPHLGPVAPWASIGPYRLLTALPRAAADDPVVRPLLGRAHTELARTAEVFLDHAGQAGRTAAALGIHRQTLYYRLSRVEQLTGLDLDNGEDRLLLHMSLKTHRLHGGGGAG from the coding sequence GTGAAGGGCGATTACCAAGAACTGGTGGACGAGATCTCGGCGCTCCTCGGCGCCCCCGCCACGCTGGAGAACCGGGATTTCGGACTGATCGCCTTCGGCGCGCACGACAGCGACGACGCCTCCGAGATGGACCCGGTCCGTACGCGTTCGATCCTCACCCGCAAGTCCACCCCGGCCGTCCGCGCCTGGTTCGAGGGGTTCGGCATCGCCCGCGCGACCGGCCCGGTGCGCATCCCGGCCGCCCCGGACGCGGGCGTGTACCGGGACCGGCTCTGCCTGCCCGTACGCCATCGGGGCGTCGTCCTCGGGTACGTGTGGCTGCTCGACACCTCCCCCGGACCGGCGCCCGAGCAGCTGGCGGCGGCGATGGAGGTGGCCACCCGGATCGGGGCGCTGCTCGCCGAGGAGGAGCGGGCGGGCGCCGACCTGTCGCGGGAGCTGCGGGCCGTGCTGACGGCGGAGCGGGAGTGGAGCTACGACCTGGCGCTGGCCACGCTGCGCTCGGCGCTCGGCCCGGACGCGGACGGGCTGCACGCCCTCGTGTGCGTGGCCCCGTGGCCGGGCGGCGACAGCCCCTCGGCCCGTACGGCTCCGGGGCTGGCCGCCCTCTGCACGACACCGTGGCCGGGCCCTGGCGCACCGGGCCCTGGCGCACCGGGGCCCGGCGCGGCGAGCGCGGGCGCTCCCGGCACGGCCACTCCCGGTACGGGCGCTGCCGGTACGGGCCGGTCGGGCAGGCGCGCGTCCGGCGCGGGCGGCCAGGGCCTGGGCGTCCGGGTGCCGGGCGGCCAGGTGCTGGGCGCGCTGGTCCGCCTCCGCTCCCCCGACGCCCTCGCCCCCGCGCTGACGGCCGGCGCCCGGCTGTGCGACGCGGCGGGCCCGGGTGCCGTCGCCGGGGTGGCCGCCCCGCGGCGCGGCCTGCCGGAGATGGGCGCCGCCTGGGCGGAGGCCACCTCGGCGGCGCGCGCGGCGCTGGCCCAGCCGCACCTGGGGCCGGTCGCGCCCTGGGCGTCCATCGGCCCGTACCGACTGCTCACCGCGCTCCCCCGGGCGGCGGCGGACGACCCGGTGGTACGGCCGCTGCTGGGCCGGGCGCACACCGAACTGGCCCGTACCGCCGAGGTGTTCCTCGACCACGCGGGCCAGGCGGGCCGCACGGCCGCGGCCCTGGGCATCCACCGGCAGACCCTGTACTACCGGCTCTCGCGCGTCGAGCAGCTCACCGGCCTCGACCTGGACAACGGCGAGGACCGGCTGCTGCTGCACATGTCCCTGAAGACCCACCGGCTGCACGGCGGCGGAGGAGCCGGGTAA
- the pruA gene encoding L-glutamate gamma-semialdehyde dehydrogenase: protein MDAVTQVPAPVNEPVHGYAPGSPERTRLEAKLKELAENPIDLPMTINGVKRMGGGERVDVVQPHNHRAVIGTFAAATRQDAQDAVDAALAAAPAWRAMSFDDRAAIFLRAAELLSGPWRETLAASTMLGQSKTAQQAEIDTPCELVDFWRFNVKYARDLLAEQPPANSPGVWNRLDHRPLEGFVYAITPFNFTAIAGNLPTAPALMGNVVVWKPSPTQTHAAVLLMELLEEAGLPKGVINLVTGDGIAVSEVALEHPMLAGIHFTGSTRTFQHLWKTVGNNIEKYRSYPRIVGETGGKDFVVAHPSADRAVLKTALTRGAFEFQGQKCSATSRAYIPASIWNSGFKEEFAAEVDGIKMGDVTDLTNFIGAVIDERAFAKNKAAIDRAKADPACTIVAGGSYDDSVGYFVRPTVIECTDPENEVFRDEYFGPILAVYVYEDDQYDAMLDQMESVSAYALTGSVIAKDRAAAAHTMEKLRYAAGNFYINDKSTGAVVGQQPFGGGRASGTNDKAGAPQNLMRWTLTRAIKETLVPPTEYGYPHMG from the coding sequence ATGGACGCTGTGACCCAGGTCCCCGCCCCGGTCAACGAGCCGGTGCACGGCTACGCCCCCGGCTCCCCGGAGCGGACCCGGCTGGAGGCCAAGCTCAAGGAGCTGGCCGAGAACCCGATCGACCTGCCGATGACCATCAACGGCGTCAAGCGCATGGGCGGCGGCGAGCGGGTGGACGTCGTGCAGCCGCACAACCACCGGGCCGTGATCGGCACCTTCGCCGCCGCGACCCGGCAGGACGCCCAGGACGCCGTCGACGCCGCCCTGGCCGCCGCTCCGGCGTGGCGCGCGATGTCCTTCGACGACCGCGCCGCGATCTTCCTGCGCGCCGCCGAGCTGCTGTCCGGCCCGTGGCGCGAGACGCTGGCCGCCTCGACCATGCTCGGCCAGTCGAAGACCGCCCAGCAGGCCGAGATCGACACGCCGTGCGAGCTGGTCGACTTCTGGCGGTTCAACGTCAAGTACGCCCGTGACCTGCTCGCCGAGCAGCCCCCGGCGAACTCGCCCGGCGTGTGGAACCGTCTGGACCACCGCCCGCTGGAGGGCTTCGTCTACGCGATCACGCCGTTCAACTTCACGGCCATCGCGGGCAACCTGCCCACCGCCCCGGCCCTCATGGGCAACGTCGTCGTGTGGAAGCCGTCCCCGACGCAGACCCACGCCGCCGTGCTGCTCATGGAGCTGCTGGAGGAGGCCGGCCTGCCGAAGGGCGTCATCAACCTGGTGACCGGCGACGGCATCGCCGTCTCCGAGGTGGCCCTGGAGCACCCGATGCTCGCGGGCATCCACTTCACCGGCTCCACCCGCACCTTCCAGCACCTGTGGAAGACGGTCGGCAACAACATCGAGAAGTACCGCTCCTACCCGCGGATCGTCGGCGAGACGGGCGGCAAGGACTTCGTCGTCGCGCACCCGAGCGCCGACCGCGCCGTCCTGAAGACCGCGCTGACGCGTGGCGCGTTCGAGTTCCAGGGCCAGAAGTGCTCGGCGACCTCGCGCGCGTACATCCCCGCCTCGATCTGGAACTCCGGCTTCAAGGAGGAGTTCGCGGCCGAGGTGGACGGCATCAAGATGGGTGACGTCACCGACCTGACGAACTTCATCGGCGCCGTCATCGACGAGCGCGCGTTCGCCAAGAACAAGGCCGCGATCGACCGCGCCAAGGCGGACCCGGCGTGCACGATCGTCGCGGGCGGCTCGTACGACGACTCGGTGGGCTACTTCGTCCGCCCGACCGTCATCGAGTGCACCGACCCGGAGAACGAGGTGTTCCGGGACGAGTACTTCGGCCCGATCCTTGCCGTGTACGTATACGAGGACGACCAGTACGACGCCATGCTCGACCAGATGGAGTCGGTGTCCGCCTACGCGCTGACCGGTTCGGTCATCGCCAAGGACCGTGCCGCCGCCGCGCACACGATGGAGAAGCTGCGGTACGCCGCGGGCAACTTCTACATCAACGACAAGTCGACCGGCGCCGTCGTCGGCCAGCAGCCCTTCGGCGGCGGCCGCGCCTCCGGCACCAACGACAAGGCCGGCGCCCCGCAGAACCTGATGCGCTGGACGCTGACCCGCGCCATCAAGGAGACGCTGGTCCCGCCGACCGAGTACGGCTACCCGCACATGGGCTGA
- a CDS encoding proline dehydrogenase family protein, with product MLGPVILAASRSDKMRRIVSAAPVTKPVVDRFIPGETVDQVIPIVTDLTDKGLEVTLDVVGEDITTPEQATAARDAYLELIRRLEPLGLGEKAEMSVKLSMFGQALEGGHELALANVRPVVEAAAAIGTTVTLDAEDHTTLDSMFAIHEELRKDFPMTGCVIQAYLFRTEEDARRLAANGSRVRLVKGAYKEPASVAYQDKAETDRAYVRILKILMAGEGYPMIGSHDPRLIAITQELARRHGRKLDEYEFQMLYGIRGDEHVRLAAEGHRMRVYTAYGTDWYGYFMRRLAEKPANLLFFARSMITKN from the coding sequence GTGCTGGGTCCCGTGATCCTCGCCGCTTCGCGCAGCGACAAGATGCGCCGCATTGTGTCGGCGGCCCCGGTGACCAAGCCGGTCGTCGACCGGTTCATCCCCGGGGAGACCGTCGACCAGGTCATCCCCATCGTCACGGACCTCACCGACAAGGGCTTGGAAGTCACCCTCGACGTCGTCGGCGAGGACATCACCACCCCGGAGCAGGCGACCGCCGCCCGCGACGCCTACCTGGAGCTGATCCGCCGCCTGGAGCCGCTGGGCCTGGGCGAGAAGGCGGAGATGTCCGTCAAGCTGTCGATGTTCGGCCAGGCGCTGGAAGGCGGCCACGAGCTGGCCCTCGCCAATGTCCGCCCGGTCGTCGAGGCGGCCGCCGCGATCGGGACCACCGTCACGCTGGACGCCGAGGACCACACGACCCTCGACTCGATGTTCGCCATCCACGAGGAGCTGCGGAAGGACTTCCCGATGACCGGCTGCGTCATCCAGGCGTACCTCTTCCGCACCGAGGAGGACGCCCGCCGCCTCGCCGCGAACGGCAGCCGCGTCCGCCTGGTGAAGGGCGCCTACAAGGAGCCCGCGTCCGTGGCGTACCAGGACAAGGCGGAGACCGACCGGGCGTACGTCCGCATCCTCAAGATCCTCATGGCGGGCGAGGGCTACCCCATGATCGGCTCGCACGATCCGCGGCTCATCGCGATCACCCAGGAGCTCGCGCGCCGCCACGGGCGCAAACTGGATGAGTACGAGTTCCAGATGCTGTACGGCATCCGCGGCGACGAGCACGTGCGGCTCGCCGCCGAGGGCCACCGCATGCGGGTCTACACGGCGTACGGGACCGACTGGTACGGATACTTCATGCGCCGTCTCGCGGAGAAGCCGGCCAACCTGCTGTTCTTCGCCCGCTCGATGATCACCAAGAACTGA
- a CDS encoding ABC transporter ATP-binding protein, protein MSAEEPLLSVRDLRISFDGADAVRGLSFDVRAGEVLALAGESGAGKSLTARALLGLVPREARVRGTVRLRGGTELVGAPRRTLAALWGRRVALVPQDALSALSPVHPVGDQVAAVLRSLHGVSRREARDRAGTALDRVGIPAARRDAYPHELSGGMRQRAVIALATAGDPDLVVADEPTTALDPDLRDQVLSVLAERRAATGGALVLVTHDLEAVRDHADRVLVLYAGRHAETGPAASVLGRPRAPYTAGLLASLPPAVPVPGRGRRLPAIGGTPPAPGEPAAGCAFAPRCPLAEDRCRAEVPAPRPVGDPADGRDVSCHRAAELPHALGELFLEAA, encoded by the coding sequence GTGTCCGCTGAGGAACCCCTGCTGTCCGTCCGCGACCTGCGGATCTCCTTCGACGGGGCCGATGCCGTGCGCGGCCTGTCGTTCGACGTGCGCGCCGGTGAGGTGCTGGCCCTGGCCGGGGAGTCCGGCGCGGGCAAGTCCCTCACCGCGCGGGCGCTGCTCGGCCTGGTGCCGCGCGAGGCCCGGGTGCGGGGCACCGTCCGGCTGCGCGGCGGGACGGAACTGGTCGGCGCCCCCCGGCGTACGCTCGCCGCGCTGTGGGGCCGCCGCGTCGCCCTCGTCCCGCAGGACGCGCTGTCCGCCCTGTCCCCCGTCCACCCGGTCGGCGACCAGGTCGCCGCCGTCCTGCGGTCCCTGCACGGCGTCTCCCGCCGGGAGGCCCGTGACCGCGCCGGGACGGCACTGGACCGGGTCGGCATCCCCGCGGCGCGCCGTGACGCGTACCCGCACGAGCTGTCCGGCGGCATGCGGCAGCGCGCCGTCATCGCCCTGGCGACGGCCGGGGACCCGGACCTCGTGGTCGCCGACGAGCCCACCACCGCCCTCGACCCGGACCTGCGCGACCAGGTGCTCAGCGTGCTGGCCGAGCGGCGCGCGGCGACCGGCGGGGCGCTCGTCCTCGTCACGCACGACCTGGAGGCGGTCCGCGATCACGCCGACCGCGTCCTCGTCCTGTACGCGGGCCGGCACGCCGAGACGGGCCCCGCCGCGTCCGTCCTCGGCCGCCCCCGCGCCCCGTACACGGCCGGGCTGCTCGCCTCGCTGCCGCCCGCCGTCCCGGTGCCCGGGCGCGGCAGGCGGCTGCCCGCGATCGGCGGCACCCCGCCCGCCCCGGGTGAGCCCGCCGCCGGGTGCGCGTTCGCGCCGCGCTGTCCCCTGGCGGAGGACCGCTGCCGTGCCGAGGTGCCCGCGCCCCGGCCGGTGGGCGACCCGGCGGACGGCCGGGACGTCTCCTGCCACCGCGCGGCCGAACTGCCCCACGCCCTGGGCGAACTGTTCCTGGAGGCGGCGTGA